The following are from one region of the Bacteroidota bacterium genome:
- a CDS encoding adenylate/guanylate cyclase domain-containing protein translates to MSYEKTKLAIIFADISKSTQLFEAYGNIRARDIVSHTLSILSKITVEYEGVVIKTIGDEVMCTFDVLDKAIDAALRMPQAVHEDTELADMGITIKVGLHYGDVLQEKNDVYGDAVNVAARMVQQARPDQIITTKETVNFLPVYQHSSLRSLGTVQVRGKQEDIEIFELIWQPDTTDLTIMHGQMPLRQEGPKASLILRYANKDFRLEKNILPFLMGRGEKNNLVVRDQSVSRTHASIEYRRGKFVLIDRSTNGTFLQINNEELVFLHRDQMHLRREGIILLGQDGSESGTEAIHFLCADKD, encoded by the coding sequence ATGTCGTACGAGAAGACTAAACTGGCCATCATATTCGCGGATATCAGCAAAAGTACGCAGCTTTTTGAAGCGTACGGCAACATTCGTGCGCGTGATATTGTGAGTCACACCCTTTCCATTCTATCCAAAATCACGGTGGAATACGAAGGGGTTGTCATCAAAACTATTGGTGACGAAGTGATGTGTACCTTCGACGTGCTTGACAAAGCCATCGACGCCGCCCTCCGCATGCCCCAGGCAGTCCATGAAGACACGGAGCTTGCCGACATGGGGATCACCATCAAAGTCGGCCTGCATTACGGTGACGTCCTTCAGGAGAAAAATGATGTATACGGCGATGCGGTAAATGTCGCAGCTCGTATGGTCCAGCAAGCGCGTCCAGACCAAATTATTACCACCAAGGAGACGGTCAATTTCCTCCCTGTTTACCAGCATTCCAGCCTGCGGAGCCTCGGAACTGTCCAGGTACGCGGCAAGCAGGAAGACATTGAGATTTTCGAACTGATCTGGCAGCCAGACACAACGGACTTGACCATTATGCACGGTCAGATGCCGCTACGCCAGGAAGGCCCCAAAGCCAGCCTGATTCTGCGCTATGCCAACAAGGATTTCCGTCTCGAAAAAAACATCCTCCCCTTCCTCATGGGTCGGGGTGAAAAGAACAACCTCGTTGTGCGCGATCAGAGCGTATCTCGCACCCATGCCAGCATCGAGTACCGCCGAGGCAAGTTTGTGTTAATCGACCGTAGCACAAATGGCACCTTCCTCCAAATAAACAACGAAGAGCTGGTATTCCTGCACAGAGATCAAATGCATCTCCGCCGGGAAGGCATCATTCTGCTGGGCCAGGATGGCAGTGAAAGCGGAACGGAAGCCATCCACTTCCTGTGTGCTGACAAAGACTAA